TAATCCTCACCCCCATATCCCTGACACACCCAGCTAGGCTGAGAAATGAAACCCCAGCTCTCAGAACAAAGATGTATTGAGTCCAAGGTGAAGAGGAGGCTGATGCTGAGGAGGTCTGGGCACTTCCTGCTTGCAACCACTGTGGCTGCAGGAGTCTCCCCGCCACTCAGCCCCAGCATTATGAGATCTCTGACCCTCACTCTTAccccctgtaaaatggggttgatGATTATCTATGGAGTGAAGGGTTTATGTTTGTAAACTAATTAACCCAGTGGTCAAAATAAAGTGGGTGATAGAAAATATGTCTGTTTCTGTTAACACTTACTGCAAAACCTTCAGATTTTTGGGACCCATGCCTATCTGTTCAGCCATCACTTTCTGGAAGCTTCCTTCTCTGTCCAGTCTCTTGGCCTACTAGTGTggtcctctctccctgtccttcaaTCTCAATAaagtctgagcctcagtctctggTTTTCCCTTTGCAGCTCTCTGTGCAGATTTCCCCTCTCTGACCCAATGGCTCCTGTGTCTATGATGTgttcccacccccatcctgggCTTGGCTGGGTTCCCTTGGAAGAGGAAAGTTAGCCCAGACAGCAGTGTGTCATAGGGCGAAGGACAGTGGAGAGCCAAAGGGTGGGACTATGGGCAGCAGGTggtggaagaggaaggaacagagtAAGGGAAACATGTATGTGTGGAgaaaggggtggggtggaaggacCCTCAGCTGAACCTGCATGTCCAGCACAGCCATCCCAGGGCTAGAAAGTTCCCACTCAGAAGAGGAGGGCAAGGGACCGAGGGCACCCTCTTCAGAACCTCAAAGGCCCTAGCCCCAAGCTGCCTCTGATGGAGGGATAAGCAATGGAACTTCCTACCTTCTGCGATACATATCTGGAAAATGGGGTAGTAAAAAGCTTACGTGGTGTTTAGAGTGATGAAACAACCTGCAAATGAATCCCTCTGTTCTCTCGTCAATACAGGCACTTTCCCCCACGGACGCATCCACTTCCGCTGAGCTTCTCCCCAGAGCAGAAGTGGCTCACACCGCTCTCAGCAACTCCCCACGCTCCAAAGGCACAGCAGGGTGGCCACTCAGCGTCCCCAGCAGGGCCTCTCCCGCTGCCAACAGTAGGGAACGCACACTTAAAATGTCCACCACCTCCCCCTACTTTAAACCTATTTCTGAAGCAGTGCTCAAAACTACAGTCAAGACCAACACCTCAACCATCCCGATGTCCAAGTTTGTCATCAAGGTTGAAACCACTCCACCCACCCTCATTGTCTCCACGAGCACCATAAAGTGTATGGTGCTTATAAGCCACGAGCCTTATAATCACTACCGCTTACCCTGCCACCACCTGCATGACCCCAACTACCACCAAGAGACTCACCTCTGCCATGATCTCTCCTCCCATGACCATTACCACTCTGGGGAAGACTCTCACAGCCATggccctcctctcttcctctgtcccaaCCACGCACACAACCTTCCATATGCCCACATCCTCTACAACTGGTAACACAAACAGGATTAGCCTGACCACAGCAAGCATTCATACAACCAGGTGTCTTACCCCAATAATCGCTTCTACCTCTAGTGCCCCTTCTCTAACTGCCACGAACATCTCGGCAACAGTAACTGATCACAACTCTTCACCCATCGCCAGCACCATCTCGATTATGACCACCACTTCACTTCCTAACACCACCGTCACATTTAAAACAGCGACTGCCACCACTCATGATCCCACATCAACAAGTGTATTAACAACGCCTACAACACAAAGCATATCTGCTTCCACTGAAGTGACTGCCACGCTAAGGACACCAACAACAATCGCTTTGGAAACAATGAGCTCCACGGAAATGAAGCTTACTCTGATGAGTGACACTGGCAGGGAAACTCTCATGACAGAAACTCCTTCAACTTCTCCAGGCATGTCATCAATCACCCCAAGAAATACAACTGTTTCTGCCACATCTACCACCTCTGAAGCCACCCTGGAACCCACTACCACCCACATGACATTCACAACCACAGAACCACCCTTCTCCACTGCAGCCACTACACACACCGGGAAGACAACCATCACACCTCATGCCACACCCCCTGGAAAACCACACTTATTCCTACACAGGACATTTCCACAGTGTCTTTCATGACAGAAATTACTTCTCCTCCCACAATCGCATCATTAATTACTCCCAGGAATACAGTCAATTCTCTGACATCAACCTCTTCTACCCCAGTGACCGCCAATCTCTTGACATCAGCCACGAGTATGTGTCTGTCTTCTCCACCTGCCCCATCCACAAAACCAGTCTCCAGTTGGATCACAAACATTACCCCTATATCTACCTTGATTATTACTCCCTATAACCCACACCATGTCCACCCCTACATCTCCCACTATTACTGACACCATAGCTGCAACTGAAATCACCACTCCTGTCAACACTTCCACCATTGCCACCTTGAACACAGCCTCTTTGCCCACTTCCTCCACTCTAGAAACTGCCTCCGCTGCTACTACAATCTTGGTAACAACAACCACCCCTAAAATACCACACAGTCCTCCAGGAGTCACTTCTTCAAACATCTACTCAACAGGAAGCACGACCACATCAGCAATAACCCCATCTCCCACCACTGGTACCCCGAGGTTAGCCATCACCATAAACTCATCCTCTGTTAGTACAGGCATGCCTGCCTCAACACTGACAACCATCACCCCCACATCCAGGAGTACCAATGGTTCATTCATTACCATTCCTGACCTCACCTCTACAAGCACTGTTTCCAAAATGTCCACAATCCCCACATGTATCATCCCATCTCCCCCAGCCGCCCAAAATACAGACACAACATGCAGTGTCATCACAACCTCTTCCACAAGGCTTACTATGGCGCCCGTGCTCACAAGTACCCACAGCACACCCCATCCCACCCTTGCTACACACACTCCAGTTACATATTCAGGCTCATCTTCCACGTCTACCAGCAGCAATGGGACCATTCGGACAGAGAGTACTACCTCAACTGCAACGAGCACAAATACATCACACACAAATGCTAAATCCACCCCGGCACCCACTaccactgacacacacacaacatCCCCGACCACAGGACTACCCTCTTCTACTAGATTTACTACATACACAGGCAAGGTGACTGTCACACCCTCTCATGCCACATCCACCTGGAAAACCACACTTACTCATACTGGGGATGTTTGGACACAGTCTCTCACCGTGGAGATTACTTCTCCTCTTGCAACTGCATCATCAATCACTCCCATGAATACGGTCAATTCTCTGACATTTATCACCTCTACTCCAGTCACCACCAATACTGTGACATCAGCCATGTGTATGAGTCTATCTTCTCCACCTGCCCCAACCGCAGTCAGTCTCCTCTTTGACGACAAACGCTACCCCTTTATCCACCTTGATTACTACCTTCCCTAGTACCCATGCTGCATTCACCCCTACAGTCACCATGGCCACAACTGAAATCACCACTCCCACAAACACTTCTATCTCTGCTACCTTGAGCACAGCCACttcacccactctctctgccccagaaACAGCCATGACTGTTACTAGAATGTTGGTAACACCCACCCCCACAATATCACACAGTACATCTTGTGTTTCTCCTACACTTTCCCTACTCTGAGTACATCTACAAACGCGCTAACTACTTCTTTCGGTACTACTATTTCCTTTTCAATATCCACAACAATAATGTCCTCTTCCCTATCCTCCGCCAGTGTAAATTCAATGCTCATGACCACCCCTAACTCTCTCCCTACATTCTCACCTCTCTCTGGCATGGAAAATACAGGGACTTCTGTCACTGCTTTCACTACTCTTTTTTCATCCAAAACTACAAGAACTTCTCCAACTATGTCTTCTCTAAAAGACCTTTGCGACTGAAACAACCAccacttgttttatttcttctactaCCCCATGTCCAGAATCTATATCAGTTACGATAGTGCCTGCCTCTCCCACTACTTCATGTATGGAAATGGGTCCAAGTAGTGAAGTTACCTCGATGCCTAACATCCCAATGTTAGTGTTCACCTCTACTACTGAGATGGCTACCTCCCCTAGTTCCACCAGTATGACAACTGTGTTTCGTAGGCATACGGACACTTCTGCTTCCGTTCTGGAAACTCATCCTACCAACAGCATAATGGATGCTCCTAGTTCTATCAGCACTGGGACTGTCCCCAGTTACACGGTTTTGATAAGCACTCGAAGACCCACCAGTGGAAGCTGGATGAGCACCAATTCTGTAACCGTCCCACATATGCCTGGCTTCATGAGCCTCCCACTGACCATGAAACCAAGCAGCAGGTTTCCAACTGCCATGGTGACTTCAATCAAGTTGACtcactccaccccacccaccaTCAAGATTCCAGAAACACCGGTAGTCATCTCTCAGACTACCACCACCCTTATGTCACCCAGGGCAACTTCAACCACTACTCAGATGACCACACAGTCTAGACTGACTACACCTCAGGTTGGACTTGCTGCTTCCCTGTTCCGTCTTCTCTCTCCCCTAATAAATTTCTGTGTCGCCAAGGGCAAACCCTATCTTGAACTTCCCTTTCTTACTGTGTTGCCCAGGCAACTGTGACCATGGTGGCACCTGGATGCAAGGCCTATGCCACTGCCCTTTGAGGTTCTCTGGGGACCACTGTGAGCTCCAGGAGATCAGGTGCCAGAATGGAGGTAAATGGGATGGCCTCAAGTGCCACTTCCCTAGCATCTTCCATGGCTACTGTTGGAGTTTGTGGTGGAAGAGGTGGATCTGGGTGAGTTGTCAGAGCCCTGCCTTTTGCACTTTCTCCTGGGAGGTGCCACTGGCTCTCTCTGGGCCCAGCCCTGCTGTTACCTGTTAGTATTCATGCCATTTTGCCTAATTCTGCCATCCTTGCCTTCTCTCTCACGCTTCCCTCTACCTCACCTCATGCCTCTTTTTCACCCTCACCTCCAGGAGGTGGTTGGGCCACACTCCTTCCTGTGGTCTCCTCCCAGTCTGGGCTGCTCGGAGCTGTATTAACTTCTAATTGCCACtgtaacaaattattacaaactTAGCGGCTGAGATaatgcaaatttattatcttacaattctgTAGAGTAGGAGTCTAATGTGAGTTTTACTGGGCTAacatcaaggtgtcggcagggctgTGTTCTTCTCTGAAGGCTTtagaggagaatccatttctttgcccTTTTCAGGTTCTGAAGCCTCTCACATTCCTGGTCTCAaggctccctctctcc
This window of the Neofelis nebulosa isolate mNeoNeb1 chromosome 18, mNeoNeb1.pri, whole genome shotgun sequence genome carries:
- the LOC131501574 gene encoding LOW QUALITY PROTEIN: mucin-3B-like (The sequence of the model RefSeq protein was modified relative to this genomic sequence to represent the inferred CDS: inserted 1 base in 1 codon; deleted 1 base in 1 codon; substituted 1 base at 1 genomic stop codon), which codes for MSKFVIKVETTPPTLIVSTSTIKCMVLISHEPYNHYRLPCHHLHDPNYHQETHLCHDLSSHDHYHSGEDSHSHGPPLFLCPNHAHNLPYAHILYNWKHDHISNNPISHHWYPENVGNTHPHNITQYILCFSYTFPTLSTSTNALTTSFGTTISFSISTTIMSSSLSSASVNSMLMTTPNSLPTFSPLSGMENTGTSVTAFTTLFSSKTTRTSPTMSSLKTFATETTTTCFISSTTPCPESISVTIVPASPTTSCMEMGPSSEVTSMPNIPMLVFTSTTEMATSPSSTSMTTVFRRHTDTSASVLETHPTNSIMDAPSSISTGTVPSYTVLISTRRPTSGSWMSTNSVTVPHMPGFMSLPLTMKPSSRFPTAMVTSIKLTHSTPPTIKIPETPVVISQTTTTLMSPRATSTTTQMTTQSRLTTCPGNCDHGGTWMQGLCHCPLRFSGDHCELQEIRCQNGGKWDGLKCHFPSIFHGXLLEFVVEEVDLDTVGAEGDMEVSVDQEISPDLNDNTSKAYEDFSDTFWDQMQKIYQNVQGFKDVEILSLRNGSIVVPFSLQLESEYEKVKTVLKEELQNVSHNGDSCQSEXTLCFGPDFIKVTNDTRKELTLEAICRRATAKGYEDFFFPSVEENRLCCVTKCTSGVDGAIDCHQGQCFVERSGPARSLVRP